In Oryza glaberrima chromosome 8, OglaRS2, whole genome shotgun sequence, the following are encoded in one genomic region:
- the LOC127781396 gene encoding uncharacterized protein LOC127781396: MAGRHAPHLRLAVPPRLSPHPSFRFPTTPLPTPSKTRLHHPSSSPYAAALLRLLALHSLFLLAPAARAPASSFPALPPLLALLSAAVSLLLPPFSAAAAAHHPFPAVAHLLRPAALLALALLLRFASLRLLASPGTLVLAESAGALLARALRRPSRRRVVSVAVASTALFFFASTSSSPSHLLVLLPFASGLVSSADQTPSVRHVTRGRHARAAVFALAAAFLSVPAVLGLFFVGGSDAGDGDGDGGAVLPISQLWWLLLNAAVFGMVLGRRPDYDGSSSRPSVDFAMTFLCTLVLELVYYPKLSLPGFLICGLLLWIASRELAASGYVELGSADVSESVYEAIMGPVRHILSERKSRKIAAFLLINTAYMFVEFTSGFMSDSLGLISDACHMLFDCAALAIGLYASYIARLPANGLYNYGRGRFEVLSGYVNAVFLVLVGALIVLESFERILEPREISTSSLLTVSIGGLVVNVIGLVFFHEEHHHAHGGSCSHSHSHSHSHSHSHSHSHSHVHGHEDHHNHDHAHQGVNHNGACCEHHGDANKSHHHDHHHDSNNEESHHNSLTENCKENHSHCHGHDHHHHHHDHSEHHQQSGDHAYQDISNISSDPAILEIPLNIIHSHCSEAHSCNGGLQSSENHNKSRNRHHIDHNMEGIFLHVLADTMGSVGVVISTLLIKYKGWLIADPICSVFISIMIVSSVLPLLRNSAEILLQRVPRSLEKDIKEALDDIMKIKGVIGVHNFHVWNLTNTDIVGTFHLHITTEADKSSIREKASDIFHEAGIQDLTIQIECVKR, encoded by the coding sequence atggccGGCCGCCACGCGCCGCACCTCCGGctggccgtgccgccgcgcctctCCCCGCACCCTTCCTTCCGCTTCCCCACCACCCCGCTCCCCACCCCGTCCAAGacccgcctccaccacccctcctcctccccctacgccgccgcgctgctccgcctcctcgccctccACTCCCTCTTCCTtctcgcccccgccgcccgcgcgcccgcctcctccttccccgccctGCCCCCtctcctcgccctcctctccgccgccgtctccctcctcctcccccccttctccgccgcggcggcggcgcaccacccCTTCCCGGCCGTCGCGCACCTCCTCCGCCCCGCGGCGCTCCTCgcgctcgccctcctcctccgcttcgcctccctccgcctcctcgcctcccccgGCACCCTCGTCCTCGCGGAATCCGCGGGGGCCCTCCTCGcccgcgcgctccgccgcccttcccgccgccgcgtcgtctccgtcgccgtcgcctccaccgcGCTATTCTTCTTCGCCTCCacttcttcttccccctcccacctcctcgttctcctccccttcgcctccGGCCTCGTCTCGTCCGCCGATCAAACACCCTCTGTGCGCCATGTCACCCGCGGCCGCCATGCCCGTGCCGCGGTATTTGCCCTCGCCGCAGCGTTCCTCTCGGTGCCTGCGGTTCTTGGCCTCTTCTTCGTTGGTGGCAgtgacgccggcgatggggaTGGTGACGGTGGAGCTGTGCTGCCGATCAGCCAGCTCTGGTGGCTGCTCCTCAATGCCGCCGTCTTTGGCATGGTCTTGGGACGCCGGCCAGATTACGACGGCAGTAGCAGCAGGCCAAGCGTGGATTTCGCAATGACTTTCTTGTGCACTCTTGTGCTGGAGCTGGTGTACTACCCGAAGCTGTCCTTACCGGGCTTCTTGATTTGCGGATTGTTGTTGTGGATCGCCAGTCGGGAGCTGGCTGCATCAGGGTATGTGGAGCTGGGGAGCGCGGATGTGTCGGAGTCTGTGTACGAGGCAATCATGGGACCAGTCCGGCATATCCTGAGCGAACGGAAGTCGAGGAAGATTGCAGCATTTCTGCTGATCAACACGgcttacatgtttgtggagtttACCAGCGGGTTCATGAGTGATAGCCTTGGGTTGATCTCCGACGCTTGCCATATGCTGTTTGATTGTGCAGCATTGGCAATTGGACTTTATGCGTCCTACATCGCAAGGCTGCCTGCAAATGGATTGTACAACTATGGAAGGGGCAGGTTCGAGGTGCTGTCTGGGTATGTCAATGCAGTGTTCTTGGTTCTTGTTGGAGCGCTGATTGTGTTGGAGTCCTTTGAGAGGATTCTTGAACCTCGTGAGATATCAACCAGTAGTCTGTTAACAGTTTCAATAGGTGGGCTTGTTGTTAATGTCATTGGACTGGTTTTCTTTCATGAGGAGCACCACCATGCACACGGCGGTAGCTGTTCTCACTCCCATTCTCACTCTCACTCCCATTCACATTCCCACTCGCACTCCCATTCTCATGTTCATGGGCATGAGGATCATCACAATCATGATCATGCCCATCAGGGTGTAAATCACAATGGGGCATGTTGTGAGCATCATGGAGATGCAAACAAGAGCCATCACCATGATCACCACCATGATAGTAACAATGAGGAGAGCCATCACAACAGCCTAACGGAGAACTGCAAGGAGAATCATAGTCACTGCCATGGCCacgatcatcatcatcatcatcatgaccATTCAGAACATCACCAACAAAGTGGAGATCATGCTTATCAAGATATTAGTAATATCAGCAGTGATCCAGCAATCCTTGAGATTCCTCTGAACATTATACATTCTCATTGTTCAGAAGCTCACTCTTGCAATGGAGGATTACAGTCATCAGAAAACCATAATAAGTCGAGAAATAGACATCACATTGACCATAACATGGAAGGAATCTTCTTGCATGTGCTAGCTGACACAATGGGAAGCGTTGGTGTTGTGATATCAACCTTACTAATCAAGTACAAGGGATGGCTTATAGCAGATCCCATATGCTCAGTATTTATTTCAATAATGATTGTTTCTTCTGTCCTTCCCCTGTTGAGGAATTCTGCTGAAATTTTGTTGCAAAGAGTTCCAAGGAGCCTCGAGAAGGA